Proteins from a single region of Candidatus Binatia bacterium:
- the mfd gene encoding transcription-repair-coupling factor — protein sequence MHLGQELGRAFRSQREAAPLRIQGLTGSASAYCLFRLLSAEPRPGLVVLPTPAEAERMFADLRFFFEETDDTPLERRRIWLLPPWDVPPFEDCSPSPDAAMLRVQALFGLVRTPTPLVVAPAEAVLQRVPPPDVFGREWLRLEAGQEVDLETVAAKLVDWGYRRLALVEERGEFRVRGGILDVYPAGSAHPVRLELSGDVIERISAFDVGSQRSCGPLREVLLLPAREFSLSAQRGCVARVAERCRELELRREDRLEIEQALREGLWVPGIEFFLPYFYPELVPVSAYLPESALLWTEDPLGVEGALAAAERAIARRAAEREAERKFLPPPGLLFLAADEWEDATRRFLRVESGGLALSSPESGPVLEVRCAGTRDLRLERHPGEPSFAAVAERLDRWCREGERVFVVTTSESQARRVSALLEAHGVVPSLPKEPIGAVLGAPAAGRPRILVGELGSGFRLADERLVFVTEADLFAEPRPRRRSHRPRVGELLRDLGELRRDDVVVHVDHGIGLYRGLKHLRVAGTEGDYLHLEYAGGDRLYVPVDRINLVRKYVGTDGTAPPLDRLGSPSWERTKKKVRESVLAMAKELVEIYAAREVLEREPYAPPDDLYREFEASFPYEETPDQLRAIEETVADLLRPKPMDRLVCGDVGFGKTEVALRAALLAVLDGRQVAVLVPTTVLAQQHLRTFRSRLEPYPVRVEMLSRFVPREKTREILEGLAAGTVDIVIGTHRLLRPDVRFRKLGLLVVDEEHRFGVRHKEQLKKMRRLVDVLTLTATPIPRTLQMSLSGIRDLSVIETPPVDRQAVRTYVTRYDESLLREAILRELSRGGQVFFVQNRVENIEVMAARLRELVPEARVAVAHGQMPSGALEKVMLEFVEGRVDVLVCTAIVESGLDIPNANTMIVHGADRFGLAELYQLRGRVGRSHQRAYCYLVVPGEHLITKEAQKRLQVLQELDELGGGFRLAVHDLEIRGAGNLLGKQQSGQIAAVGFDLYEKMLAEAVRELRGLPPEPDVEPEIQLGIPAFLPESYVPDEHQRLVFYRRLASAEEPEQLDAVLEELRDRYGPPPAIVENLVVLMRLRQRLRARRVLRAVRRGTWVLLHFHPEADVDVERVAALVRSESGRFRLGGDYQLAFRVDDPEPVALSREVESVLGRI from the coding sequence ATGCATCTTGGGCAAGAGCTCGGACGCGCTTTTCGTTCGCAGCGGGAGGCGGCCCCTCTACGCATCCAGGGCCTGACCGGGAGCGCCAGTGCCTACTGCCTCTTTCGTCTGCTTTCGGCCGAGCCCCGTCCCGGTCTCGTCGTCCTCCCGACTCCGGCCGAGGCCGAGCGGATGTTCGCCGACCTCCGTTTTTTCTTCGAGGAGACGGACGACACGCCGCTCGAGAGGCGGCGCATCTGGCTCCTGCCCCCGTGGGACGTTCCGCCCTTCGAGGATTGCTCCCCTTCCCCCGACGCGGCCATGCTCCGTGTGCAGGCCTTGTTCGGTCTCGTTCGGACTCCGACACCCCTGGTGGTGGCGCCGGCGGAGGCGGTTCTTCAGCGGGTGCCTCCCCCCGACGTGTTCGGAAGAGAATGGCTGCGCCTCGAGGCGGGCCAGGAGGTGGACCTCGAAACGGTGGCCGCGAAGCTCGTCGACTGGGGCTACCGGAGGTTGGCGCTCGTCGAGGAAAGAGGGGAGTTCCGCGTTCGCGGGGGAATCCTGGACGTGTACCCCGCGGGGTCGGCCCACCCCGTGCGGCTCGAGCTTTCCGGCGACGTGATCGAACGGATTTCGGCGTTCGACGTCGGGTCCCAGCGGTCGTGCGGCCCGCTCCGCGAAGTTCTCCTGCTTCCCGCGCGGGAATTTTCTCTCTCCGCCCAGCGCGGTTGCGTGGCACGGGTCGCCGAGCGGTGCCGGGAGCTCGAACTCCGCAGGGAAGACAGGCTCGAGATCGAACAAGCGTTGCGCGAGGGGCTCTGGGTTCCCGGCATCGAGTTTTTTCTTCCCTACTTCTACCCCGAGCTCGTCCCGGTCTCGGCCTACCTCCCGGAGTCGGCGCTGCTCTGGACGGAAGACCCCCTCGGAGTGGAAGGCGCTCTCGCCGCCGCGGAGCGGGCGATCGCCCGGCGCGCCGCCGAGCGCGAGGCAGAGCGGAAGTTCCTGCCTCCCCCGGGGCTTCTTTTTCTCGCGGCGGACGAGTGGGAAGACGCGACGCGCCGCTTTTTGCGCGTGGAGTCGGGCGGCCTCGCCCTCTCTTCGCCGGAAAGCGGTCCCGTCCTCGAGGTTCGGTGCGCGGGAACGCGCGACCTGCGGCTCGAGCGGCACCCGGGGGAGCCCTCGTTCGCCGCCGTGGCCGAGAGGCTCGACCGCTGGTGCCGCGAGGGCGAGCGGGTCTTCGTGGTCACCACGAGCGAGTCGCAAGCGCGGAGGGTGAGCGCTCTTCTGGAAGCTCACGGCGTCGTGCCGTCCCTTCCGAAAGAACCGATCGGGGCGGTCCTGGGCGCGCCGGCGGCGGGCCGCCCCCGGATTCTCGTGGGGGAGCTCGGTTCCGGATTCCGGCTTGCGGACGAGCGGCTCGTCTTCGTCACCGAAGCGGACCTTTTCGCGGAGCCGCGACCGCGCCGGCGCTCGCATCGCCCCCGCGTCGGCGAGCTCTTGCGGGATCTCGGCGAGCTACGGCGGGACGACGTGGTCGTGCACGTGGACCACGGCATCGGCCTCTACCGGGGTCTCAAGCACCTGCGCGTCGCGGGGACCGAGGGAGATTACCTGCACCTGGAGTACGCGGGCGGGGATCGTCTCTACGTTCCGGTGGACCGGATCAACCTCGTTCGGAAGTACGTCGGGACCGACGGTACGGCACCGCCGCTCGACCGGCTCGGGAGTCCTTCGTGGGAGCGCACGAAAAAGAAGGTGCGCGAGTCGGTCCTCGCCATGGCCAAAGAGCTCGTCGAGATCTACGCGGCTCGGGAAGTGCTGGAACGCGAACCCTACGCGCCCCCGGACGACCTCTACCGCGAATTCGAAGCTTCGTTTCCCTACGAGGAAACACCGGACCAACTGCGCGCCATCGAGGAAACGGTGGCCGACCTGCTCCGACCGAAACCCATGGACCGTCTGGTTTGCGGCGACGTGGGCTTCGGGAAGACGGAAGTGGCCCTGCGCGCCGCCCTTCTCGCGGTCCTGGACGGCCGGCAGGTGGCGGTTCTCGTGCCCACCACGGTTCTCGCACAGCAACACCTCCGAACCTTCCGCTCGCGGCTCGAGCCCTATCCCGTGCGCGTCGAGATGCTCTCGCGCTTCGTCCCGAGGGAGAAGACCCGCGAAATTCTCGAGGGTCTCGCCGCGGGCACCGTGGACATCGTGATCGGGACGCACAGGCTTTTGCGTCCCGACGTCCGGTTCCGGAAGCTCGGGCTCCTCGTCGTCGACGAGGAGCACCGTTTCGGCGTGCGGCACAAAGAGCAGCTCAAGAAAATGCGCCGTCTCGTCGACGTGCTCACGCTCACGGCCACGCCGATACCCCGGACCCTGCAGATGTCGCTTTCGGGAATCCGCGACTTGAGCGTGATCGAGACCCCCCCGGTCGATCGCCAGGCGGTGCGCACGTACGTGACCCGCTACGACGAAAGTCTCTTGCGGGAGGCCATCCTGCGCGAACTCTCTCGCGGCGGGCAGGTCTTTTTCGTCCAGAATCGGGTCGAGAACATCGAGGTCATGGCGGCCCGTTTGCGCGAGCTCGTACCGGAGGCCAGGGTCGCGGTGGCCCACGGGCAGATGCCGTCGGGCGCTCTCGAAAAGGTCATGCTGGAATTCGTCGAGGGACGTGTCGACGTCCTGGTCTGCACGGCGATCGTCGAGTCGGGTCTCGACATCCCGAACGCCAACACCATGATCGTTCACGGGGCGGACCGCTTCGGGCTGGCCGAGCTGTACCAGCTCCGCGGGCGCGTGGGTCGCTCCCACCAGAGGGCCTACTGCTATCTCGTGGTGCCCGGGGAGCACCTGATCACGAAAGAAGCACAGAAACGGCTCCAGGTCCTCCAGGAGCTCGACGAGCTCGGGGGCGGCTTCCGCCTCGCGGTCCACGATCTCGAAATCCGGGGCGCCGGAAACTTGCTCGGAAAACAGCAGTCGGGACAAATCGCGGCGGTGGGCTTCGACCTCTACGAAAAGATGCTCGCCGAGGCGGTGCGCGAGCTCCGCGGCCTGCCGCCGGAGCCGGATGTGGAACCGGAAATCCAGCTCGGGATCCCGGCCTTTCTCCCGGAGAGCTACGTGCCCGACGAGCACCAGAGGCTCGTGTTCTACCGCCGTCTCGCGTCGGCGGAGGAACCCGAGCAGCTCGATGCGGTTCTCGAGGAACTCCGCGATCGCTACGGCCCCCCGCCCGCCATCGTCGAAAATCTGGTCGTCCTCATGCGACTCCGCCAGAGACTGCGAGCACGGCGTGTCCTCCGCGCGGTGCGCCGCGGAACCTGGGTGCTCTTGCACTTCCACCCCGAGGCGGATGTCGACGTCGAACGAGTGGCGGCCCTCGTTCGTTCGGAGTCCGGGCGCTTTCGCCTGGGTGGCGACTACCAGCTCGCCTTCCGGGTGGACGACCCGGAACCTGTCGCTCTGAGCCGCGAGGTCGAGAGCGTTCTCGGGAGGATCTGA